CTACAATCTGCAAACGGCTCAAACTCTAAGGCTGAGCGTGTTGCAATCCAAGAAGAAGTAACGGCGCTTAATGACGAGCTAAACCGTATCGCTGAAACAACATCTTTCGGTGGTAACAAGCTTCTAAACGGTACTTACGGTAGCCAATCTTTCCAAATCGGTGCAGATTCTGGTGAAGCGGTAATGTTATCAATGGGTAACATGCGTACTGACACTCAAGACATGGGTGGTAAGAGCTACACAGTTGAAGAAGGCAAAGACTCTTCTTGGACAGTAGCGGCAGGTTCTGATCTAACAATGAAGTACAAAGACAAGTTTGGTGAAGAGCAAGAAGTTAATATCTCTGCAAAAGCAGGTAACGATATTGAAGAGCTTGCGACTTACATTAACGGTCAAAGTGAAGACGTTAAAGCTTCTGTTGGTGAAGGCGGTAAACTACAACTGTTCGCAGCAAGCCAAAAAGTACAAGGTGACGTTGAGTTCGGTGGTAGCCTAGCGGGTGAGCTTGGTATTGGTGACGGTAAAGATGTGACGGTTAACGATATCGACGTGACTTCTGTAGCGGGCGCTAACGAAGCGGTATCTATCATTGATGGTGCGCTTAAGTCTGTAGACAGCCAACGTGCTTCTCTAGGTGCTTTCCAAAACCGTTTTGATCATGCAATCAGCAACTTAGATAACATCAACGAGAACGTTAATGCATCTAAGAGCCGCATCAAAGATACTGATTACGCGAAAGAAACGACAGCTATGACCAAGTCTCAAATCCTGCAACAGGCGAGTACTTCAATCCTAGCTCAAGCGAAGCAATCTCCATCAGCAGCGCTAAGCTTATTGGGCTAAGCTTACTTAGTAAGCGGCAATAGAGGTCGACTTAGGTAGAGCTCTAATGCCACAGCTCATATGAGGTCGGA
The Vibrio pelagius genome window above contains:
- a CDS encoding flagellin; protein product: MAINVNTNVSAMTAQRYLNGAAEGTQKSMERLSSGYKINSAKDDAAGLQISNRLTSQSRGLDMAVKNANDGISIAQTAEGAMNESTNILQRMRDLSLQSANGSNSKAERVAIQEEVTALNDELNRIAETTSFGGNKLLNGTYGSQSFQIGADSGEAVMLSMGNMRTDTQDMGGKSYTVEEGKDSSWTVAAGSDLTMKYKDKFGEEQEVNISAKAGNDIEELATYINGQSEDVKASVGEGGKLQLFAASQKVQGDVEFGGSLAGELGIGDGKDVTVNDIDVTSVAGANEAVSIIDGALKSVDSQRASLGAFQNRFDHAISNLDNINENVNASKSRIKDTDYAKETTAMTKSQILQQASTSILAQAKQSPSAALSLLG